The Lujinxingia vulgaris DNA window GGTAGATGAGCTAACAGTACGAGAAGGCTTTTACGTTAAACCAGGCACATCAATGATGAGTATTGCCCAGCTTGATGAAATTTGGGTAGAGGCGGAAGTGTTCGAGCGCCAATCAGAACAAGTGAGTGTTGGGTTGCCCGTTACAATGACACTTGATTACTTAAAAGGTCAAAAGTGGGAAGGTAAGGTTGATTACATTTACCCCGCGCTTGATGCTAAAAACCGGACTCTGCGTGTAAGGCTTAGGTTTGAAAATGCAGATCATCGGTTAAAACCAAATATGTTTGCACAAGTGAGCATTCACGCTAAAGCGAGTAAGGCGCAATTTACAGTCCCTAAAGAAGCGGTAATCCGCACGCAGCATCAAAACCGTGTGGTTATTGCATTAGGTGAGGGGCGTTTTAAATCGGTAGAAGTTGAAGTTGGGCAAATTAATAGTAATGAAGCGGTCATTTTGTCAGGTGTAATGACAGGTGACACGGTAGTTACTTCAGCGCAATTTTTAATAGACTCTGAATCGAGTAAAAGCTCCGACTTTAAACGAATGGAAATGCCTGGCTCTGGTATCAGCTCTAGTATTAGCTCAGGTATGAGTTCGGATTCTGGTTCAGACTCTAATATGAACATGGATATGCAGCCACAAAGCGCCACGGTTAACGGCACTATTAATGCCAGCAAACACAAACATTAACTCAAGAACTTGC harbors:
- a CDS encoding efflux RND transporter periplasmic adaptor subunit, whose protein sequence is VDELTVREGFYVKPGTSMMSIAQLDEIWVEAEVFERQSEQVSVGLPVTMTLDYLKGQKWEGKVDYIYPALDAKNRTLRVRLRFENADHRLKPNMFAQVSIHAKASKAQFTVPKEAVIRTQHQNRVVIALGEGRFKSVEVEVGQINSNEAVILSGVMTGDTVVTSAQFLIDSESSKSSDFKRMEMPGSGISSSISSGMSSDSGSDSNMNMDMQPQSATVNGTINASKHKH